CGTAACAGTAGTTTCAATACTCCGGGCGTGCCGCCGACGGCATGAAGATCGTTCATCACGTAAGTACCGGATGGCTTTAAATCGGCAAGATATGGGACCTCTTTGCTGACGCGCACAAAGTCGTCTAGGGTCAGGGGTACTTCGACCGACTTGGCCATAGCAATTAAGTGCAACACGGCGTTTGTTGAACCGCCAAGGGCCATGGTGATCGCGATTGCGTTTTCGAAGGCTTGACGCGTCATGATGTCACGCGGCTTAATGCCAGCTTCCATCAAATGACGAACGGCCGCCGCTGCCGCGCGACATTCTTCAGCCTTGCCTGGGTCGGCAGCTGGTGTCGAAGACGAATAGGGTAAGGTCATGCCCATGGCCTCAATCGCCGCCGCCATCGTGTTGGCGGTATACATGCCGCCACAAGCTCCTTTGCCGGGGCAGCTGTGCCGCACTATAGATTGACGCTCCTCCTCCGAAATGGCCCCACTTAGGGCAGCACCGTAGCTTTGGAACGCCGACACGACATCTAGCCGCTCACCGGGTCGTCGCGAGCCAGGTGCTGTTGTGCCGCCGTATATCATGAGCCCTGGTCTGTTCAAACGACCGAGAGCCATCATTGCGCCTGGCATGTTCTTATCGCATCCGGGGATGGCAATTAAACCGTCATACCACTGCGCGTTCATCACCGTCTCGATGGAATCAGCGATGATATCCCGCGAGGGCAGTGAGTAACTCATGCCATCTGTGCCCATCGATATACCGTCACTGACCCCAATTGTGTGAAAGCGCATACCGATGAGACCTGAGGCGCTCACTGCGTCTTTAGTGACACTGGCAAGGTCCCCTAAATGCATATTACAGGGATTGCCATCAAACCAATTGGCGACGATGCCGACCTGGGCTTTGGCCATGTCTTGTGGGCTTAAGCCTGTGGCGTAGAGCATTGCTTGGGCAGCGCCATGCTCTTTGGGTTGCGTGATGGTGGCACTAAATGTATTTATTGGCTTAGACACAGATTACCTCTTTCATCCCAAAAACGCCTTCACTGTGGCTTGGCGAAACTCATGCGCGATCGCAATTCCCGTCCCACTTGCTCCATCAAGTGGTTGGCACCGGCA
This genomic stretch from Deltaproteobacteria bacterium harbors:
- the ilvD gene encoding dihydroxy-acid dehydratase; its protein translation is MSKPINTFSATITQPKEHGAAQAMLYATGLSPQDMAKAQVGIVANWFDGNPCNMHLGDLASVTKDAVSASGLIGMRFHTIGVSDGISMGTDGMSYSLPSRDIIADSIETVMNAQWYDGLIAIPGCDKNMPGAMMALGRLNRPGLMIYGGTTAPGSRRPGERLDVVSAFQSYGAALSGAISEEERQSIVRHSCPGKGACGGMYTANTMAAAIEAMGMTLPYSSSTPAADPGKAEECRAAAAAVRHLMEAGIKPRDIMTRQAFENAIAITMALGGSTNAVLHLIAMAKSVEVPLTLDDFVRVSKEVPYLADLKPSGTYVMNDLHAVGGTPGVLKLLLRHGLIHGDIMTVTGKTLAENLSVLDDLSPDQKIIRPLHAPLADQGHIKVLRGNLAPEGAVAKITGKEGDSFSGPARVFDSEEAMLTALSTGTIKRGSVVIIRYEGPQGGPGMPEMLTPTSAIVGAGLARDVALLTDGRFSGGSHGFIVGHIAPEAQAGGPLALVEDGDLITIDATQLKINWHVDEEQVARRRKEWSPPALKAKSGVLYKYIRTVSSASDGCVTDR